From the genome of Cryptosporangium aurantiacum, one region includes:
- a CDS encoding ABC transporter ATP-binding protein yields the protein MTFALVVRGVRKTFDQDSAAPVPALRGADLTVEPGEFVAVTGPSGCGKSTLINVVAGLERPDDGTVEVGGVRVDTLGADAAARFRRRHVGLVFQFFELLDDVSAADNVRLAALLGGVGRRRAGQRTLDVLDLLGLLDKADAAPHALSGGQRQRLAIARALANEPPLLLADEPTGALDSAGAAEVLELLQRLNASGQTIVVVTHDAAVASAAARVVRMRDGCVVTEDVPA from the coding sequence GTGACGTTTGCCCTGGTCGTACGCGGTGTACGGAAGACGTTCGACCAGGACTCCGCCGCCCCCGTCCCGGCGCTGCGCGGTGCGGACCTGACCGTCGAGCCCGGCGAGTTCGTCGCGGTGACCGGTCCCTCGGGGTGCGGCAAGTCGACGCTGATCAACGTCGTCGCCGGGCTGGAGCGGCCGGACGACGGGACGGTCGAGGTCGGCGGCGTCCGCGTCGACACGCTCGGGGCCGACGCCGCGGCCCGGTTCCGGCGGCGCCACGTCGGCCTGGTGTTCCAGTTCTTCGAGCTGCTGGACGACGTGTCCGCGGCCGACAACGTCCGGCTCGCGGCGCTGCTGGGCGGTGTCGGCCGACGCCGCGCGGGGCAGCGGACGCTCGACGTGCTCGACCTGCTGGGCCTGCTGGACAAGGCCGACGCCGCTCCGCACGCGCTGTCCGGCGGGCAGCGGCAGCGGCTGGCGATCGCCCGCGCGCTGGCCAACGAGCCGCCGCTGCTGCTGGCCGACGAGCCGACCGGTGCCCTCGACTCGGCCGGTGCCGCCGAGGTGCTCGAGCTGCTGCAGCGGTTGAACGCGTCCGGCCAGACGATCGTCGTCGTGACCCACGACGCCGCGGTCGCGTCCGCCGCCGCCCGGGTCGTCCGGATGCGCGACGGGTGCGTGGTGACCGAGGACGTCCCGGCGTGA